From the genome of Aerococcus urinaehominis:
CCAATTGCCACGTTTAAATAAAAAGCAATTATTTACGGTTGCCCTGCCTGCGATTGCGGTCGCCAATATTACCATGGTGGCGCCTTACCTAACCATGGTGACTGGCGAGTATGTGGTCGTGGCCTACTTCCTAAATATCTTCGCTGTTTTAGTAATTGCGGCCATTGTTGCCCCGCAGACAGATGAAGAGAAGACCCTGGCTGGTCAAAACTTCGCTGCTGAAGAAGTTAAGGAAAAGGAACCCTTCTTCACCATGTTGGGTGCTTATATGACTAACGGGATGAATATCGCCATTGCCGTCTTGACCATGATGATTGGTTTTATTGGTTTGATTAACCTCTTGAATAACGGTTTTGATGCCATTATCGGCATCACCTTTACTGAAATTATGGGTTATGTCTTTGCCCCAATTGCCTTCTTATTGGGGGTACCGAGCGAGGATATTATCCAAGACGGTGCCATTATGGCGACTAAACTCTTCTCTAACGAGTTCGTTGCCATGGGTGAATTAAGTCAAATGACTGGTCTGACTGAAAAATCAGTTGCCATGATTTCAACCTATCTGGTTGGTTTTGCTAACCTGGGTACTTTCGGTGGCGTATCGGCTGCCATTACCGCTATCAACAAGAAACAGGCGACCGCAGTCGGCGCCATGGCCATCAAGCTGATTTTAGCCGGCACCTTGGCTTCAGCCCTGACCGCAACTATCGTTGGCTTCTTCTTTTTATTAACTGTAGACCCGAATTTAACGACCAGGCTTGGGCTGAGAGCAGTCCAAGCTTTTTATATTTTGGCTAAGCTTAATTCTGTTTGATGATTGGGCGAGAGGAGCCGGGGAGGGGAAGGGTTTAAACTGTTGACATAATAAGCTTTATATTTTAAAATTTAAGTTTGCTTGGCGCAAGGCCATAGACAAGAAATGAATCATTAACTGGTGCACCGCGGTGTGCCGAGGAGGAATATTTATGAACAAACTGATGCAGCGGATGCGGAAGATGGAGATTCCCCATACCTATGTGCTGATTTTTACTTTAATTATGATAGCGGCTATCCTGTCTTG
Proteins encoded in this window:
- a CDS encoding NupC/NupG family nucleoside CNT transporter gives rise to the protein MAILRGLIGLITIGAIAVGFSYDRQEIKHNLKNIVIQLAIMLVLAFVFLKTNVGLSILTAISSFFSWLIDQGKTGVAFSFGGIVLEQGANVFFFHVLLPLVFMSALIGILEYTGVLSFFVKWIGKLVNKITGMGELESYMPIAATLLGSPQVFMTIADQLPRLNKKQLFTVALPAIAVANITMVAPYLTMVTGEYVVVAYFLNIFAVLVIAAIVAPQTDEEKTLAGQNFAAEEVKEKEPFFTMLGAYMTNGMNIAIAVLTMMIGFIGLINLLNNGFDAIIGITFTEIMGYVFAPIAFLLGVPSEDIIQDGAIMATKLFSNEFVAMGELSQMTGLTEKSVAMISTYLVGFANLGTFGGVSAAITAINKKQATAVGAMAIKLILAGTLASALTATIVGFFFLLTVDPNLTTRLGLRAVQAFYILAKLNSV